A stretch of Rhizobium sp. TH2 DNA encodes these proteins:
- a CDS encoding ABC transporter ATP-binding protein — protein sequence MENRLSRYIWKHTSKQQLYILVVVAISMIPYFMSFDLPKQIVNGPIQGKGFEGGGATQTFMQIAFDLPWIGNVELFSGFELGRFGMLYALSGVFLVLVVINGLFKFYINTYKGRLGERLLRRIRFELVDRVLRFPPSQFKRTKGAEVASMVKDEVEPLGGFTGDAFVSPALLGGQALTALFFIFVQNLWLGMIAAFMVGIQGFIIPRMRRRLLVLGRERQLTARELSGRVSEIFDGIGTIRGYDTTNYERADIAARLGRIFKIRYDLYQWKFLVKFINNFLASVTPFLFYVVGGYLALNGQLDIGQLVAVITAYKDLPGPLKELIDWDQTRQDVQVKYVQVVEQFSVEKMIDKTMQEVAYDDVPPREEPLSAVNLSLIDDSGARLLSGVSMQIMPGETVAVVGTAAAGGEALADAFARLIWPESGKVTFGKDDIMALPDSVTGRQLTYASAEIYLFQGSLRDNLLYGLKHAPLKPALYEGAAETQRKWELHEAHLAGNPDYDIKGDWIDYKAAGAEGPDDLPKSVRAALDAVQLSKDVLDLSMRSIVNPADYPGLAERVVTMRQALRDELEKEDLSSLVVPFDPDAYNPEATVGENLLFGSAVGPQLMGPAIGKNPYFRSVVARTGLDVILYNMGIEIAENAVDLFSDLPPDHPFFQQLTFMTADDIPQYQVLLQRLKGKSFEEVVPEDQIKIIRLSFLYIEPRHRFGLLTRELMEKIVEVRKAFHAGLPEDLKDAIEPYDPSRYTPSASLLDNVLFGRISHKHTDGSERIRTIISELLQARGLYDDALTIGMEYNVGAGGRRLTSVQRQKLGMARAIIRQSTHYVFNRPLPGLDHRVQLQIVRDTLDLIQKREQNASIIWVLSNNSLAELFDRVLVFDKGKLAEDGPHAKLVEKGGIFRELVS from the coding sequence ATGGAAAATCGTCTTTCCCGCTACATCTGGAAACACACGAGCAAGCAACAGCTTTATATCCTGGTGGTCGTCGCTATTTCGATGATCCCTTATTTCATGTCGTTCGATCTGCCCAAGCAGATCGTAAACGGCCCCATCCAGGGCAAGGGATTTGAGGGCGGCGGCGCGACCCAGACCTTCATGCAGATCGCGTTCGACCTGCCCTGGATCGGCAATGTCGAACTGTTCTCCGGGTTTGAGCTCGGCCGGTTCGGCATGCTCTATGCCCTGAGCGGGGTTTTCCTGGTTCTCGTCGTCATCAACGGCCTCTTCAAATTCTATATCAACACCTACAAGGGCCGGCTCGGCGAACGGCTGCTCAGGCGCATCCGTTTCGAACTCGTGGACCGGGTGCTGCGCTTTCCGCCCAGCCAATTCAAGCGGACCAAGGGCGCCGAAGTCGCCAGCATGGTCAAGGACGAGGTCGAGCCGCTCGGCGGGTTTACCGGCGACGCTTTCGTCTCCCCCGCATTGCTAGGCGGGCAGGCGCTGACGGCGCTCTTCTTCATCTTCGTGCAGAATCTTTGGCTCGGCATGATTGCGGCCTTCATGGTCGGCATCCAGGGTTTCATCATCCCCCGCATGCGCCGCAGGCTGCTGGTGCTCGGCCGCGAGCGGCAATTGACGGCGCGCGAACTCTCGGGACGGGTCAGCGAGATTTTCGACGGCATAGGCACGATACGCGGCTACGATACGACCAACTACGAACGCGCCGATATTGCCGCCCGCCTCGGGCGGATTTTCAAGATCCGCTACGACCTCTACCAGTGGAAGTTCCTGGTCAAGTTCATCAACAACTTCCTCGCCTCGGTGACACCCTTCCTGTTCTACGTCGTTGGCGGCTATCTGGCGCTCAACGGCCAGCTCGATATCGGCCAGTTGGTCGCCGTCATCACGGCCTACAAGGATCTGCCCGGCCCGCTCAAGGAACTCATCGATTGGGACCAGACGCGGCAGGATGTGCAGGTCAAATATGTCCAGGTCGTCGAGCAGTTCAGCGTCGAGAAGATGATCGACAAGACGATGCAGGAGGTCGCCTATGACGACGTACCGCCGCGCGAGGAGCCGCTCTCTGCCGTCAATCTTTCCCTTATCGACGACAGTGGCGCGAGACTGCTGTCCGGCGTGTCGATGCAGATCATGCCGGGTGAGACGGTCGCGGTCGTCGGCACGGCGGCTGCGGGCGGCGAGGCGCTGGCCGATGCATTTGCCCGGCTCATTTGGCCGGAATCCGGCAAGGTCACGTTCGGCAAAGACGATATCATGGCGCTGCCCGACTCCGTGACCGGACGCCAACTGACCTACGCGTCCGCTGAAATCTATCTTTTCCAGGGATCGCTCCGGGACAACCTGCTCTATGGCCTGAAACATGCGCCACTCAAGCCCGCTCTTTACGAAGGGGCTGCGGAAACCCAAAGGAAGTGGGAACTGCATGAAGCGCATCTCGCGGGCAATCCCGATTATGACATCAAGGGCGACTGGATCGACTATAAGGCCGCCGGCGCGGAGGGTCCGGACGATCTGCCGAAATCCGTGCGCGCCGCGCTCGATGCCGTGCAGCTTTCGAAGGATGTCCTCGACCTCTCCATGCGTTCCATCGTCAATCCCGCCGATTATCCAGGGCTCGCCGAACGAGTGGTCACGATGCGGCAAGCGCTTCGCGACGAACTCGAGAAGGAAGACCTGAGCAGCCTTGTCGTACCCTTCGACCCGGATGCCTACAATCCCGAAGCGACCGTCGGTGAAAACCTGTTGTTCGGTTCCGCCGTCGGCCCGCAACTGATGGGTCCCGCGATCGGCAAGAATCCTTACTTCCGGTCGGTGGTCGCCAGGACCGGGCTCGACGTGATCCTGTATAACATGGGCATAGAAATTGCCGAGAACGCGGTCGATCTCTTCAGCGATCTGCCGCCGGACCATCCGTTCTTCCAGCAGCTCACCTTCATGACCGCAGATGATATTCCGCAATATCAGGTGCTGCTGCAAAGGCTCAAGGGCAAGAGCTTCGAGGAAGTCGTGCCGGAAGATCAGATCAAGATCATCCGGCTGAGCTTTCTCTACATCGAGCCTCGGCACCGTTTCGGCCTGCTCACCCGTGAGCTCATGGAAAAGATTGTCGAGGTCCGCAAGGCGTTCCATGCCGGCCTTCCCGAGGATCTCAAGGACGCGATCGAGCCCTATGATCCTTCACGATATACGCCATCCGCCAGCCTGCTGGATAATGTGCTCTTCGGCCGGATCAGCCACAAACACACCGATGGCTCCGAGCGTATCCGCACCATTATTAGCGAACTGCTGCAAGCCCGCGGTCTTTATGACGACGCGCTGACCATCGGCATGGAGTACAACGTCGGCGCAGGCGGCCGCCGCCTCACATCGGTCCAGCGGCAAAAGCTCGGCATGGCACGCGCGATCATTCGACAATCCACCCACTATGTCTTCAATCGCCCGCTGCCGGGTCTCGATCACCGGGTGCAGTTGCAGATCGTCCGCGATACTCTGGATCTCATCCAGAAGAGAGAACAGAACGCATCCATTATCTGGGTACTCAGCAACAATTCGCTGGCCGAACTTTTCGACCGTGTGCTCGTCTTCGACAAGGGCAAGCTGGCCGAAGATGGCCCCCACGCGAAACTTGTTGAAAAAGGCGGCATATTCAGGGAACTTGTGTCATGA
- a CDS encoding polysaccharide deacetylase family protein, translated as MTNDPWAELRAELDRWQQAGRTARFWLRDDDAMEPTPELERLLVLAEKHGAPLTLAVIPQHTGEVLARRLDACRCINVAAHGWSHRNFAGEGEKKQELGPHRAASDVLAELKAAFEKLSELYPGAFAPVLVPPWNRIAAHLIPELEGIGFRALSVFGPEKRAPIRLINTHADIMDWHGTRGGRADETILADIVKRLGEMSVSGGTMGLLTHHLVHDEAAWSFIDRLLAFTLQHAACRWVSLPELLADS; from the coding sequence ATGACGAACGATCCATGGGCGGAGCTGCGGGCGGAACTGGATCGCTGGCAACAAGCTGGGAGAACGGCCCGGTTCTGGCTGCGCGATGATGATGCTATGGAGCCGACGCCTGAGCTTGAACGACTGCTGGTGCTGGCGGAAAAGCACGGCGCGCCGCTGACCCTGGCAGTCATACCGCAGCATACCGGGGAGGTTTTGGCGCGGCGCCTCGATGCCTGTCGGTGCATCAATGTCGCGGCTCACGGCTGGTCGCACAGGAATTTTGCTGGCGAGGGTGAGAAGAAGCAGGAACTTGGCCCCCACCGCGCCGCCAGCGACGTGCTCGCGGAACTGAAGGCTGCCTTTGAAAAGCTATCCGAACTTTATCCCGGAGCGTTTGCGCCCGTACTGGTGCCGCCCTGGAACCGGATCGCGGCACATCTAATACCGGAGCTCGAAGGCATCGGCTTTCGGGCGCTATCCGTGTTCGGCCCGGAGAAGCGGGCTCCGATCCGGCTCATCAATACCCATGCCGATATCATGGACTGGCATGGAACAAGGGGAGGCCGGGCGGACGAGACGATCCTGGCTGACATCGTCAAGCGTCTCGGCGAAATGTCGGTCTCCGGCGGCACAATGGGACTATTGACCCATCATCTCGTTCACGACGAAGCGGCGTGGAGCTTCATCGACAGGCTGCTCGCCTTCACGCTGCAACACGCGGCTTGCCGATGGGTTTCGCTTCCCGAGCTACTGGCGGACAGTTAA
- a CDS encoding MBL fold metallo-hydrolase has product MRFWGVRGSLPVSGPEFHRYGGNTFCVEIQCGEQRLLFDAGSGLLPASKALLAEGITNYNLFFSHCHYDHIIGLPYFIPIYSPDADVTMWAGHMTNGMTTRQMVSEFIQPPWFPIRIDACRANMKFMDFKMGDKIDALPGIGIRTGKLDHPGNAVGYRIEYQGRTIAIITDTEHEPGGNLDPNVMALIEGVDIFLYDSMYTDDEMARHRGFGHSSWQHALKLAKASGAKKVGFVHHSPYRTDAELDMIDRNARKIFPGAFAVREGDQFDLI; this is encoded by the coding sequence GTGCGTTTTTGGGGAGTGCGTGGCAGCCTGCCCGTCTCCGGTCCGGAATTCCACCGCTATGGCGGAAACACATTCTGCGTTGAGATTCAATGCGGTGAACAGCGGCTGCTCTTCGATGCCGGCTCCGGGCTACTGCCGGCGTCAAAGGCTCTGCTGGCCGAAGGCATTACGAACTATAACCTGTTCTTCTCCCATTGCCATTACGACCACATCATCGGCCTGCCCTATTTCATCCCGATCTACAGCCCGGACGCGGATGTCACGATGTGGGCCGGGCATATGACGAATGGCATGACGACACGCCAGATGGTCAGCGAGTTCATCCAGCCGCCGTGGTTTCCCATCAGGATCGATGCCTGTCGCGCCAATATGAAATTCATGGATTTCAAGATGGGGGATAAGATCGATGCATTGCCCGGCATCGGCATCCGCACTGGAAAGCTCGACCATCCCGGCAATGCCGTTGGCTATCGCATCGAGTATCAAGGCCGCACGATCGCCATCATCACGGATACCGAACATGAACCCGGTGGCAACCTCGACCCCAACGTCATGGCGCTGATCGAGGGCGTCGATATTTTTCTCTATGACAGCATGTACACCGATGATGAGATGGCGCGGCATCGCGGCTTCGGCCATTCGAGCTGGCAGCATGCATTAAAGCTCGCGAAGGCGTCGGGGGCGAAAAAAGTGGGCTTCGTCCATCACTCGCCATACCGGACCGACGCGGAGCTTGATATGATCGACCGGAACGCCCGGAAAATCTTCCCCGGCGCGTTTGCCGTCCGCGAAGGCGATCAGTTCGACCTCATTTAA
- a CDS encoding cyclic nucleotide-binding domain-containing protein: MMLKDEVQTLRQVPLFSRVAPAKLKLLAFASDRVSYRTGETLFRQGDPGDAAYVILSGRADILAESPNGQIKVAELDDNAIVGEIAILCDISRTATVKAAMPLEALRIRKDDFLKLLADYPDMMFEILRSLADRLTRTTTELTEARAQAKTAG, translated from the coding sequence ATGATGCTCAAGGACGAAGTACAGACATTGCGGCAGGTTCCGCTCTTTTCCCGGGTCGCACCTGCGAAGCTCAAGCTCCTGGCTTTTGCGTCAGACCGCGTGAGCTACCGTACCGGTGAAACCCTGTTCCGCCAGGGTGATCCCGGCGACGCTGCCTATGTGATACTTTCCGGAAGGGCCGATATCCTGGCGGAATCCCCGAATGGCCAGATCAAGGTTGCCGAACTCGATGACAATGCGATCGTCGGCGAAATCGCCATTCTCTGTGATATCTCCCGGACCGCGACCGTCAAGGCGGCCATGCCGCTCGAAGCGCTGCGCATCCGCAAGGATGATTTCCTCAAGCTGCTCGCCGACTATCCCGACATGATGTTCGAGATCCTGCGCTCGCTCGCCGACAGGCTGACCCGCACGACGACCGAGCTGACCGAGGCCCGCGCCCAGGCGAAGACCGCCGGCTGA
- a CDS encoding glycosyltransferase family 4 protein, whose translation MRVAFYSPLKSPRHPVPSGDRLMARLLVAALERAGATVDIVSELRSFSKEPSDERLAALKEEAAAETSRIAKVWREAAPPDLWFTYHPYYKAPDLLGPALAREFSIPYVTAEASLSARRDRMGWGGMQALVANAVAMASVNICMTARDRIGLMEMVPQARTAVLPPFLDASAFLSLTPSPDPTPLVTVAMMRPGDKLDSYRMLAASLALIGDLDWTLEIVGDGPSRPEVEALFAGFAPGRIVWHGERDQSEIAGILSRAGIYVWPGCGEAYGLAYLEAQAVGLPVVAQAIAGVPEVVIDGRTGLLTAPGDVAAYADAIRTLLVDGGRRATLAANARQFVEQERSLDKAAARLAIILKEFTGLPK comes from the coding sequence ATGAGGGTTGCGTTCTATTCGCCGCTGAAGTCGCCCCGTCATCCCGTTCCGTCAGGCGACAGGCTGATGGCGAGGTTGCTGGTCGCGGCGCTCGAACGCGCTGGCGCAACGGTCGACATCGTGTCGGAATTGCGCAGCTTCTCGAAGGAGCCATCCGATGAGAGGCTGGCGGCGCTGAAGGAAGAGGCGGCGGCGGAAACCAGCCGGATCGCGAAGGTTTGGCGTGAGGCCGCTCCCCCCGATCTATGGTTCACATATCACCCGTACTACAAGGCGCCGGATCTGTTGGGACCAGCGCTTGCCCGCGAATTCTCCATTCCCTATGTCACTGCCGAGGCTTCGCTTTCGGCACGTCGCGACAGGATGGGCTGGGGCGGGATGCAGGCGCTGGTCGCTAATGCAGTGGCCATGGCGAGCGTCAATATCTGCATGACAGCCCGGGACCGGATCGGGCTCATGGAGATGGTGCCACAGGCCAGGACGGCGGTGCTGCCACCGTTCCTCGATGCCTCCGCCTTTCTCTCGCTGACGCCGTCGCCTGATCCTACGCCGCTTGTGACCGTCGCCATGATGCGGCCGGGTGACAAGCTGGACAGCTACCGCATGCTGGCCGCATCGCTTGCGTTAATCGGCGATCTCGACTGGACTCTGGAGATCGTCGGCGACGGACCGAGCCGGCCTGAGGTCGAAGCGCTGTTCGCCGGCTTTGCGCCGGGCCGCATCGTCTGGCACGGCGAGCGGGACCAGTCCGAGATCGCTGGAATCCTCTCACGTGCCGGCATCTATGTCTGGCCGGGTTGCGGCGAGGCTTACGGGCTTGCCTATCTCGAAGCGCAGGCGGTCGGTCTGCCTGTTGTGGCGCAAGCAATCGCCGGCGTGCCCGAGGTCGTGATCGATGGCCGCACCGGGTTGCTGACCGCGCCGGGTGACGTTGCGGCCTATGCTGACGCCATCAGGACGCTTCTTGTTGACGGTGGACGCCGGGCAACGCTTGCTGCGAATGCCCGGCAATTCGTCGAGCAGGAGAGATCGCTCGATAAGGCGGCGGCAAGGCTCGCGATCATTCTCAAGGAATTCACGGGATTGCCGAAATGA
- a CDS encoding metallophosphoesterase, translating to MKPPSHPPIAIIADAHFHDLEGDYGIASIQAAGRKLAMRPFTQVSRSTRVFNESTAALRTALDDIAVRGIHDVVLLGDYSDDGQVTTLAGLRKLLDGYSARYGMRFYATPGNHDIFADHGRHRAKGFANASGGHDLVTSDPERGRGEDDDSVIVWSGMRCMGYPEGLLALPDIGFFGVPGATLWETPFGIDSDPAARRYRVRSVGGATRELMDGSYLVEPFEGVWMLMIDANVFAPLDEPRDGHGFADSTDAGWNGMLHHKAFILDWMKDVSRRAREQGRTLLAFSHYPALDPLDGTRDDELVLLGETGMVRRVPDAEVGDTLIDTGIQVHFSGHVHVNDTASRQTASGFLVNISVPSLVAFPAAYKIVTVRNRLVEIESVGIGRMSLDTDLMAEYRRQAMRAGVETGGMLEVENYGEFLHAHLGHLVSRRHLKREWPEALAKSMRTMSLGDLARYAGAGSDAALENLDGITALDFLRDCYRVRMGSAFGVEAVGPVRLAVYEQVANRYRSLAEGMRSGPVESFRLLFKMYDRYLSGLPSRDFVIDLETGAITER from the coding sequence ATGAAGCCTCCGAGCCATCCGCCCATCGCAATCATCGCGGATGCGCATTTCCATGATCTCGAGGGTGATTACGGCATTGCGAGTATTCAAGCGGCGGGCCGAAAGCTTGCCATGCGGCCTTTCACCCAGGTCTCCCGATCGACGCGGGTGTTCAACGAGAGTACCGCGGCGCTGCGGACCGCACTCGATGATATCGCCGTGCGCGGCATCCATGACGTCGTGCTGCTCGGTGACTATTCGGACGATGGGCAGGTCACGACGCTTGCCGGCCTACGCAAGTTGCTCGACGGATATTCGGCCCGCTACGGCATGCGGTTCTACGCGACGCCTGGAAACCACGACATCTTCGCCGACCATGGCCGCCACCGTGCCAAGGGATTCGCCAATGCCAGCGGCGGCCACGACCTTGTGACCAGCGATCCCGAGCGCGGACGAGGTGAGGATGACGATTCTGTCATCGTCTGGTCTGGCATGCGCTGCATGGGTTATCCCGAGGGGTTGCTGGCACTTCCGGATATCGGGTTTTTCGGCGTGCCCGGTGCGACCCTGTGGGAAACGCCGTTCGGTATTGACAGCGATCCTGCGGCGCGGCGCTATCGCGTTCGCTCCGTTGGCGGAGCGACCCGCGAACTCATGGATGGCTCTTATCTCGTCGAACCCTTCGAAGGGGTCTGGATGCTGATGATCGATGCCAATGTCTTCGCGCCGCTCGACGAGCCACGCGACGGACACGGCTTCGCCGACAGCACCGATGCGGGATGGAATGGGATGCTGCACCATAAGGCTTTCATCCTGGATTGGATGAAAGACGTGTCCCGCCGCGCTCGCGAGCAAGGCAGGACGCTGCTCGCCTTTTCGCATTATCCGGCGCTCGATCCTCTCGATGGTACGCGGGACGATGAACTGGTTCTGCTCGGTGAGACCGGCATGGTCCGGCGCGTGCCGGACGCGGAGGTTGGCGATACGCTGATTGATACGGGAATCCAGGTCCATTTCAGCGGGCATGTGCATGTCAACGACACCGCGTCCCGGCAGACCGCGAGCGGCTTTCTCGTCAACATCTCTGTTCCTTCGCTGGTTGCTTTTCCAGCTGCCTACAAGATCGTGACTGTGCGAAACCGATTGGTCGAGATCGAGAGTGTCGGCATCGGCCGGATGTCACTGGATACAGATCTGATGGCGGAATACCGGCGACAGGCCATGCGTGCCGGAGTGGAAACCGGAGGGATGCTCGAGGTGGAGAACTATGGCGAGTTCCTGCATGCGCATCTTGGCCATCTCGTCAGCCGTCGCCATCTCAAGCGCGAATGGCCTGAGGCGCTCGCGAAGTCGATGCGGACGATGAGCCTTGGGGACCTTGCGCGTTACGCGGGAGCCGGCAGCGATGCTGCGCTTGAAAATCTCGATGGCATCACCGCACTCGATTTTCTTCGTGATTGCTATCGCGTGAGGATGGGCAGTGCGTTTGGCGTCGAGGCGGTCGGGCCTGTTCGCCTCGCGGTCTATGAACAGGTTGCCAATCGCTACCGATCCCTCGCGGAAGGTATGCGCTCCGGGCCGGTGGAATCGTTCCGCCTGCTGTTCAAAATGTATGATCGCTACCTGTCGGGACTGCCGTCGCGCGACTTTGTGATCGATCTCGAGACCGGCGCGATAACAGAGCGCTGA